The following is a genomic window from Geminicoccus roseus DSM 18922.
CGATGATGTACCTGTCCGGCTCCCTGGCAGGCCTGGTGGACCTGGAGACGATCCTCCTGCAGCGCCTGGGGCCCTGCTGCGTGGCAGCGTTCAACGCCTACAACATGTGCACCGACCTGCCGAAGGTCGGCTTCCTCGCCATGGACGCCCGCCACTGCGCCGGCGCCGAGATGGCCGAGATGATGGCGTACGCCGCTTCGGTCGGGTCGGCCGAGGCCAAGCGGCGGGCCGGGGCGGTGGGCTTCATCGGCAACGCGGTGGACGCCACCGCCCATTATTTCGGGCAGCCCCAGGGTACGGGCACCATGCCGCACGCCCTGATCGGCTATGCGGGCAGCACGCTGCGCGCTGCCGAGATGTTCCACGAGACCTTCCCCGACCTGCCGCTCACCGTGCTGGTCGACTATTTCGGCCAGGAGATCACCGACACGCTGGCGGTCTGCGCGCGCTTCCCCGATCTCGCTGCATCCGGCAACCTCGCCGTGCGGCTGGACACCCATGGCGGCCGCTTCATCGAAGGCCTGGACACCGCCGAATCCTATGCGGTCCTGGACCGCCATGTGCCCGAGGCGATTCGAACCTACCGCAATCATGACGAGCTGCGCTGGCTGACCGGCACCGGCGTCAGCGCCGCGGCGATCTGGTACATGCGCGAGCAACTGGACCAGGCCGGCTATCCCCGGGTGCGGATCATCGCCTCGTCCGGGTTCAGCCCGCAGAAATGCAAGCTGATGGCCTCGGTGCGCGCCCCGATCGACGTGGTCGGCACCGGCTCCTACCTGCCCGACCAGTGGACCGACACCTACGCCACCGCCGACGTGATCGCCTATGACGGGGTCAATCGGGTGAAGGTCGGGCGCGAGTTCCTGTTCCCGTCGCAGGGACGGAGCGGCGGCCGGCCCGGCTGAAGCAGCCGCCGCTCGTTCTCAGCCGGGCTCGACCGCCAGCGCCTCGGCCGCAACCTCGCCGGGGTGGCCGGACCCGGGTGGCCGAACCCGGCGGCGGAGCAGGATCGCAGCCAGGACCGCCGCGGCCAGCGCCATCGCCGCGCACAGGATCGAGGTCACGTCGATCGCCTGGGTGAAGGCGATGCGTGCGCTTGCCGCCAGATCGGCGCCCAGGGCCAGGGGCAGTTCCTCGGCCACCACCAGGGCGGCCGCCAGCGTGTCGCGTGCCGCCAGCGCCGCCTCGGGCGGGACGCCGGCCGGCACCGCATCGGCCATCCACCCGCGATAGGCCGCAGCGGCAATGCTGCCGAGCACCGCGATCCCCAGCGCCCCGCCCAGCTCGAAGCTGGTTTCCGAGATGGCCGAGGCGGCCCCTGCCCGCTCCGGGGGAACGGAGCCGATGATCAGATCGGTGGTGAGCGTCCCGACCGGGGCCAGGCCCAGGCAGAACAGCAGGAGGCCGGTCATCAGCACGGCCAGGGCATACGGGCCGCCGATCTGGGTCAGCACGGCGAAGCCCAGGGCGGAGACGAGCAGGCCGCCGCTGATCACCTGGCTCGGCCGGAACCAGCGCACCAGCTGCGGCGCCAGCATCGAACCCGCCACGAAGGCGATACCGGCCGGCGCCGACCATAGCCCTGCCTCCAGCGGGGACATGTCCAGGACCAGTTGCAGGTACTGCGCGGTGAACAGGAAGAAGCCGAACGCCGTGAACAGGGCCAGGAGGTTGATGCCGAGAGCTGCGCTGAAGGCGGCGGTACGGAACAGCGACATGTCGATCAGCGGGTCGGCGAGACGGCGCTGCCGGCGCACGAACAGGAGCCCCATGCCGAGTCCGACCGCCATGACCAGCACCGGCAGCCAGCCGAAGCCTTCTTCGGCAATGCGCTTCACGCCGAAGATCACCGCCAGCACGGCGAGCAGCGACATGCCCGCGCTGGTGATGTCCATCCTGCCGGCATGTTCGTCGCGATACTCGGGCAGCAGCACCGGCCCGACCAGGAGCAGCAGCACCATCACCGGCACCGCGACCAGGAAGACCGACCCCCACCAGAAGAACTCCAGCAGCACCCCGCCCACCACCGGACCGATGGCGCCGCCCGCCGAGAAGCTGGCGATCCACACCCCGATCGCGAAGGTCCGCTCGCGCTCGTCCAGGAACATGTTGCGGAGGAGCGAGAGCGTCGAGGGCGCCAGCGTGGCTCCCGCCAGGCCAAGCACCGCCCGGGCGAAGATCAGCATCTCGGCGCTGCTGGCGAAGGCGGCGAGCACGGAGGCCGCCCCGAACGCGGCCGCGCCGATCAGCAGCACCCGGCGGCGGCCGACCCGGTCGCCGAGCGTGCCCATGGTGATGAGCGAGCCCGCGACCAGGAACCCGTAGATGTCGACGATCCACAGGAGCTGGGCGGCGCTCGGCTGGAGGTCGGCGGTAAGCTTGGGCACCGCCAGGTTCAGGACGGTCAGGTCCATGGAATAGAGCAGGCAGGGCAGCGCCAGGACGGCCAGCCCGATCCATTCCCGCCGCGTTGCCTTGGGCCCGGGGACAGCGATCTCAGCCATGGCGGCAATGGTCCTCCAGCCGGTCGAAGGATTCGGCCCAGCCGTCGCGCTGCGCGTCGCGAAGCTGGATGCTCTCAAACGGTGCCTGGCGGAAGGTCATCCTCGTCCCTTCCTGCCGGTCGTCCAGATCGATCTCGACCAGCGTTTCCGGTCCCGCCTGGCTGTTCTCGATCCAGGACAAGGTGAAGGACAGCCGTCCAGGCGCTGTGATCTCGCAGAAGCGCCCGCGCATCCAGTGGTCGACCCCTTCGGGCGAGCGCAGGCAGGCACGCCAGGTTCCCTGCGGCCGGGGATCCATGCTGCAGACCGTGGCAATGTAGCCGTTCGGCCCCCACCAGCGCATCGCCAGCACCGGCCGCGTCCAGGCTTCAAAGATCCGGGCACGCGCGAAAGGGAAATGCCGGATCAGGCGCAGCCCGCATTCCGGCCGGCCAATGTCCCGGAGGCTTGCTTGCGCCGCCATCTCCCCGCTCCGTCTCCAGTGGTACAGCCCAAGCTCAAAACTAAACTGTCGAGTTTAGTTTTGAGCTTGTCTGGTACCTCTGACCGCCGGGGTTGGCAAGCGGGGACGGTGCCTCAGTTGTAGGCGAGCTTCAGGCCCGGCTCCGCCCAGGCCATGCGGACGAGCTTGCCGGTACCCGACAGGGTGACATGGGCGGTGCGCATGTCCGGGCCGCTGAAACAGATGTTGGTGACCCAGGGGTCGGGGAACTTGATCCGGTCCAGGATCCTTCCGTCCGGCGCGATCGTGGTGATCTCGCCGGTCACCAGCGTCGCCACGCAGATGTTGCCGGCAGCCGTGACCGCCAGGCTGTCGAACCGGGCGTAGCCAGGCATGGTGCAGAGCAGTCGGCCGCCATGCGGGCTCGGCCATTTCTCCTTGCGCAGCAGGCCCGGTCCCTCGATGTCCCAGGCCCACAGGCGCGCGGTCTCGGTCTCCGCGACATAGAGGGTACGCCCGTCGGGGGAGAGCCCGATGCCGTTGGCCCCTCCCGCCACCGGGTGGGCCGCCTCGATGATCCGGCTGCCATCGGCCGCCGCCCAGTAGACCCCGCCATGGTCGCGGTCGCGCGCGCGGCTCTTGCCGAGGTCGCTGAACCAGAAGCCCTGCTCCCAGCCACAGCCGGGCATGTCGAACACGATGTCGTTCGGGCCGCACAGGCGGTGCTCGCCGCAGCGGTCGTAAAGCGTCCGGATGGCGCCGGTCGCGGGGTCGACGGTCTCGATCCGCCCGCCTGCGTAATCAGGTGCCTGGCCGGCCGTGTGCAGGAAGCCGTCGTCTTCCTTCCAGGCGAACCCGCCATTGTTGCAGAGGTAGAGAAGGCCGCCCGGCCCCATCGCCAGCCCGTTCGGCCCGCCGCAGTCCGCCACCAGCACCGACTTGCCGCCATCCGGAGCCACCTTGGTGATCTGGCTGGAGGCGATCTCGACCAGCACGACCGAGCCGTCGGACAGCACCACCGGCCCTTCCGGAAAGCGCAGCCCGTCCGCCAGGATTTGTTGTTCGGTCATGCGTCGATGCTCCCTGCTTGTGGGGACCGCTCTAGCCCGGGGGCGTGGCCCCCGTGAAGGGTGTACACAAAGGAGACCTGCGGGAGCCTCCGTTCCTGCCATGCAACCCGACCCCTGGGGCCGGTGTTGCAAGCCTGGGTCCGGCGGCCTGCCGGCACAGGAGGAGGCGGCGCATGTCCAAGGAAGACGAGGTCCGAAAGCTGCGCCGCCACCAGCAGGTCCTTCTGGAACTCGCCAACCTCGCGACCGGCAAGGTCGGCGCGGGCAGTTTTTTCGACGTGGCGGTCAAGCTCGTCGCACGGGCCGTGGAGATCAACCACGTCAAGCTCATGCGCTACCGGGCGGTGAACGGCGATCTGCTGGTAGAGGCCGGGGTCGGGTGGCGACCGGGGGTAGTCGGCCATGCGACGTTCGATACCGACCTCGCCTCGCCGCCTGGGCGGACCTTCCAGACCGGCCAGCCGGTGGTCATCACCGACCTCGGACAGGACACGGAGTTCCGGATCTCGAATGTCCTGAGGGAACACGGGATCGTCTCGCTCCTGAACGTGCCCGTCCAGATCGATGGCGCCACCTGGGGCGTCGTCGAGGTCGACAGCACGAAGATCCGGGAGTTCAGCCCGGATACCGAGAACTTCCTCCTGGCTGTCGCCTCGATCATCGCGGCGGCGGTACGGCGCGAGAAGGTGGACCAGCAGCATGAGCAGGCTGTCGCGCAGGTTGCGCTCGAGGTGCGCCGTCACGAGGTGCTGCTGCACGAGATGCAGCACCGCATGAAGAACAACTTCCAGACCATCCTGTCGATGGTCGCGTTGCAGATGGCGCGCATGGAAGCAGGAAAGGATGTGCTGGCCAAGATCGCGGACAGCATCCGGGCGATGT
Proteins encoded in this region:
- a CDS encoding sensor histidine kinase, translating into MSKEDEVRKLRRHQQVLLELANLATGKVGAGSFFDVAVKLVARAVEINHVKLMRYRAVNGDLLVEAGVGWRPGVVGHATFDTDLASPPGRTFQTGQPVVITDLGQDTEFRISNVLREHGIVSLLNVPVQIDGATWGVVEVDSTKIREFSPDTENFLLAVASIIAAAVRREKVDQQHEQAVAQVALEVRRHEVLLHEMQHRMKNNFQTILSMVALQMARMEAGKDVLAKIADSIRAMSLAHDQLAPTQGGELVHLPTYLRALTRNIQKPLDTVTIEVKVDELNLPIEYAVPVGLIINELVTNSVKHAFDENGGTVQVELCGFGQGMIRLKVADNGRGIDPSRPGGSGLRLIDGLARQVRGQVERESGGKGTTTCVSFTLPQ
- a CDS encoding MFS transporter produces the protein MAEIAVPGPKATRREWIGLAVLALPCLLYSMDLTVLNLAVPKLTADLQPSAAQLLWIVDIYGFLVAGSLITMGTLGDRVGRRRVLLIGAAAFGAASVLAAFASSAEMLIFARAVLGLAGATLAPSTLSLLRNMFLDERERTFAIGVWIASFSAGGAIGPVVGGVLLEFFWWGSVFLVAVPVMVLLLLVGPVLLPEYRDEHAGRMDITSAGMSLLAVLAVIFGVKRIAEEGFGWLPVLVMAVGLGMGLLFVRRQRRLADPLIDMSLFRTAAFSAALGINLLALFTAFGFFLFTAQYLQLVLDMSPLEAGLWSAPAGIAFVAGSMLAPQLVRWFRPSQVISGGLLVSALGFAVLTQIGGPYALAVLMTGLLLFCLGLAPVGTLTTDLIIGSVPPERAGAASAISETSFELGGALGIAVLGSIAAAAYRGWMADAVPAGVPPEAALAARDTLAAALVVAEELPLALGADLAASARIAFTQAIDVTSILCAAMALAAAVLAAILLRRRVRPPGSGHPGEVAAEALAVEPG
- a CDS encoding nicotinate phosphoribosyltransferase, coding for MAPDEPAPLGAAPSTDREPANAMSGPTNGDIARFTDKYFLRTKAVVDHFGDVPVTYAVFMRRPVLFAPRLALDWLTRVLADRGVEIEIDQRFKEGDWVGAGEPMMYLSGSLAGLVDLETILLQRLGPCCVAAFNAYNMCTDLPKVGFLAMDARHCAGAEMAEMMAYAASVGSAEAKRRAGAVGFIGNAVDATAHYFGQPQGTGTMPHALIGYAGSTLRAAEMFHETFPDLPLTVLVDYFGQEITDTLAVCARFPDLAASGNLAVRLDTHGGRFIEGLDTAESYAVLDRHVPEAIRTYRNHDELRWLTGTGVSAAAIWYMREQLDQAGYPRVRIIASSGFSPQKCKLMASVRAPIDVVGTGSYLPDQWTDTYATADVIAYDGVNRVKVGREFLFPSQGRSGGRPG
- a CDS encoding SRPBCC family protein yields the protein MAAQASLRDIGRPECGLRLIRHFPFARARIFEAWTRPVLAMRWWGPNGYIATVCSMDPRPQGTWRACLRSPEGVDHWMRGRFCEITAPGRLSFTLSWIENSQAGPETLVEIDLDDRQEGTRMTFRQAPFESIQLRDAQRDGWAESFDRLEDHCRHG
- a CDS encoding SMP-30/gluconolactonase/LRE family protein, with the protein product MTEQQILADGLRFPEGPVVLSDGSVVLVEIASSQITKVAPDGGKSVLVADCGGPNGLAMGPGGLLYLCNNGGFAWKEDDGFLHTAGQAPDYAGGRIETVDPATGAIRTLYDRCGEHRLCGPNDIVFDMPGCGWEQGFWFSDLGKSRARDRDHGGVYWAAADGSRIIEAAHPVAGGANGIGLSPDGRTLYVAETETARLWAWDIEGPGLLRKEKWPSPHGGRLLCTMPGYARFDSLAVTAAGNICVATLVTGEITTIAPDGRILDRIKFPDPWVTNICFSGPDMRTAHVTLSGTGKLVRMAWAEPGLKLAYN